In Chloracidobacterium sp., one genomic interval encodes:
- a CDS encoding KH domain-containing protein codes for MKEAVKKIVASLVGEPDAVEVSETAEGKNVRIEVRVAEHDMGRIIGREGRTIKAIRSILFIAGQKDGRRYHLDLVEDR; via the coding sequence ATGAAGGAAGCTGTTAAAAAGATCGTCGCTTCGCTGGTCGGCGAGCCGGATGCGGTCGAGGTCAGCGAGACCGCGGAAGGCAAGAACGTCCGCATCGAGGTCCGCGTCGCTGAACATGACATGGGCCGCATCATCGGGCGCGAAGGCCGTACTATCAAGGCGATACGCAGCATCCTTTTCATCGCCGGCCAGAAGGACGGCCGCCGCTATCATCTCGATCTGGTCGAAGACCGGTGA
- a CDS encoding VanZ family protein, with amino-acid sequence MEKSFRRHRWLTAYAPLIVWTVVVLALGTSLGAMDETAWFIGPLLRWLLPDASAETHRFIHAAIRKFAHFAEYSVLAFLAWNAFRFFSRPVLNAFLLTFAVAFIDEFVQSFNSARTSSLYDVLLDGFGAAFACCLLWLTLASRNFSRRELDARNGA; translated from the coding sequence ATGGAGAAGAGTTTTCGAAGGCATCGATGGCTTACGGCTTATGCGCCGTTGATCGTTTGGACGGTTGTCGTTCTCGCCCTCGGCACGAGCCTCGGGGCTATGGATGAAACCGCGTGGTTCATCGGCCCGCTGCTCAGATGGCTGCTTCCCGACGCTTCGGCCGAAACGCACCGGTTCATCCACGCCGCGATTCGCAAATTCGCGCACTTTGCCGAATATTCCGTACTCGCGTTCCTTGCATGGAACGCCTTTCGATTTTTTTCACGTCCGGTTCTGAATGCCTTCCTGCTGACTTTCGCAGTCGCATTTATCGACGAGTTCGTTCAGAGCTTCAACTCTGCTCGCACATCGTCGCTTTACGATGTTCTCTTGGACGGCTTTGGCGCAGCGTTCGCGTGCTGTCTGTTATGGCTGACCCTTGCGAGTCGCAACTTCTCGCGTCGTGAACTAGACGCCCGGAACGGTGCTTAG
- a CDS encoding protein kinase — translation MRDIFVAASKLPPGERPSFLGSVCADDTKLRREVEEMLASSDADTNPMKVPAIEAPAGRFTGGGQRLTIGQEFGQYRILAPIGKGGMGEVYLAEDSRLGRKVALKILSQVFDLDPDGLRRFIREAKIVSKLNHPNILTIYESGEEKSIKFIASEYVEGETLTERLQKGPLGVEAALDIAVQVVSALLAAHGAAIIHRDVKPDNIMIRPDGVVKLLDFGIAKLSEPLRTTGPRTAPGMIVGTPNYLSPEQARGKEVDPRSDIFSFGLVLYEMLSGAKAFEADSAIDVISAILQKEPVPLCSVAPEIPSEISDVISKTLRKHPEERYTSTADLLVELKSVRSDLALQSKGDSGSADVSVAAPVDNVQPDDLEIESDGGHGAVAVKYSLREYLSQHRRTATLAVAIVPVLFGSILLYFYWTGSTSRSQIASIAVLPFVNESGSADAEYLSDGIAESLIGSLSQVSGLDVRSRNSAFAYKGKDVGLRQIAKELKVQGILSGRVAVRGDDLTFYVELVDMATDKVIWSQTYNKPLSSLLALQTEIARDVSGNLRAKLSGADEQRLTKNAAANSEAYRLYLKGNFEWNRHTEESLQKAIDFYDQALEKDPNYALAYTGLAKTYGVLSNNYRSPNETFPKALEFAQKALMIDGSLAEAHAVKAAVHLYYQWDLDAAAKETARAFELDQNNGLAHQIEAGRLESISRFEDALAERKRAVEIDPLSSMDNYSLGATYYLKGDLDRAVEQLRQTIDMEPRFGPAYEFLGQTLEEKKMYSDAIRTYQSGLSNTEQNPRLFAFLAHAYAMSGDREQANATLRTLNEWSRRGYVSPYLFAVAHAGLGDKQEMFEALESAYKERSVYLLWLRIDPIFTPFRADPQFQELLKRIGV, via the coding sequence GTGCGGGATATCTTCGTCGCGGCCTCGAAACTTCCGCCCGGCGAACGCCCATCGTTTCTCGGTTCCGTATGCGCTGACGACACAAAGCTCCGCCGCGAGGTCGAAGAGATGCTTGCCTCATCGGACGCCGATACGAACCCAATGAAAGTTCCGGCGATCGAAGCACCTGCGGGCCGCTTTACGGGCGGCGGCCAAAGGCTCACGATCGGGCAGGAATTCGGTCAATACAGGATACTCGCCCCGATCGGCAAAGGCGGAATGGGCGAAGTTTACCTTGCCGAGGACTCGCGTCTCGGACGAAAAGTCGCTCTTAAGATATTGTCGCAAGTATTTGACCTCGATCCCGACGGGCTGCGGCGTTTTATCCGTGAGGCAAAGATCGTTTCTAAACTCAATCATCCCAACATCCTCACTATTTACGAAAGCGGCGAGGAAAAGTCGATCAAGTTCATCGCATCGGAATACGTCGAGGGTGAGACGTTGACCGAGCGCCTTCAAAAAGGGCCGCTCGGTGTTGAAGCCGCGTTGGACATCGCTGTTCAGGTCGTAAGCGCATTGCTCGCGGCACACGGGGCTGCGATCATTCACCGCGACGTAAAGCCGGACAACATAATGATACGGCCCGATGGCGTCGTTAAGCTGCTCGATTTCGGCATCGCAAAACTATCCGAGCCGCTGCGGACGACAGGCCCGCGCACCGCTCCGGGTATGATCGTCGGCACGCCGAACTACCTCTCACCCGAACAGGCTCGCGGCAAAGAAGTCGATCCACGCTCGGATATATTCAGTTTCGGCCTGGTACTCTACGAAATGCTTTCGGGTGCGAAGGCGTTCGAGGCAGACAGCGCTATCGACGTGATCAGCGCGATCCTGCAGAAAGAACCGGTACCTTTATGCTCCGTTGCCCCGGAGATACCTTCCGAAATATCTGATGTGATCTCTAAAACGCTGCGAAAACATCCGGAGGAACGCTACACATCTACGGCCGACCTTCTCGTTGAGCTTAAAAGTGTGCGTTCCGATCTCGCCCTTCAAAGTAAGGGGGACAGCGGATCGGCCGACGTTTCTGTCGCCGCACCTGTTGATAATGTTCAGCCTGACGACCTTGAGATCGAATCGGACGGCGGGCACGGGGCCGTAGCCGTAAAATACTCGCTGCGGGAATACCTTAGCCAACATCGGCGAACGGCGACGCTTGCCGTAGCGATCGTTCCGGTGCTGTTCGGTTCGATACTCCTTTATTTCTATTGGACGGGTTCTACTTCGCGATCGCAGATAGCTTCGATCGCAGTGCTGCCTTTCGTAAATGAGTCGGGCAGTGCCGATGCCGAATACCTATCGGACGGGATCGCAGAATCGCTGATCGGCAGCCTCTCTCAAGTATCGGGACTGGATGTAAGGTCGCGCAATTCTGCCTTTGCATACAAGGGAAAGGACGTAGGACTAAGGCAGATCGCCAAAGAGTTGAAAGTACAAGGGATCTTGAGCGGGCGTGTTGCAGTTCGCGGTGACGACCTGACATTCTATGTAGAGTTGGTCGATATGGCAACTGATAAGGTGATCTGGAGCCAAACGTATAATAAGCCGTTATCGAGCCTCCTTGCACTCCAAACCGAGATCGCCCGTGACGTCTCGGGAAATCTCAGAGCCAAATTATCCGGCGCCGACGAGCAGCGGCTTACAAAGAACGCTGCGGCGAATTCAGAAGCATACCGCCTATATCTAAAGGGCAATTTCGAATGGAATAGGCACACCGAAGAGTCCTTGCAGAAGGCGATAGACTTTTACGACCAAGCTCTCGAAAAAGACCCGAACTATGCGTTGGCATATACCGGATTGGCCAAAACATACGGCGTCCTCAGCAACAATTATCGTTCACCGAACGAGACCTTCCCAAAGGCATTGGAGTTTGCCCAAAAGGCGTTGATGATCGATGGGTCGCTGGCCGAAGCCCATGCCGTAAAAGCGGCGGTCCATCTCTACTATCAATGGGACCTTGATGCGGCGGCAAAAGAGACCGCACGTGCGTTCGAGCTTGACCAGAATAACGGACTTGCACATCAGATCGAGGCCGGACGGCTGGAGTCCATCAGTCGGTTCGAAGATGCGTTGGCTGAACGAAAACGAGCTGTAGAGATCGACCCGCTCTCGTCAATGGACAATTATTCGCTCGGAGCCACGTATTATCTGAAGGGCGACCTTGATCGAGCCGTAGAACAACTTCGCCAGACGATCGATATGGAGCCGCGTTTCGGCCCGGCATACGAATTTCTGGGCCAAACTCTCGAGGAAAAGAAGATGTATTCCGATGCGATCAGGACATATCAGAGCGGCCTTTCAAATACAGAGCAAAATCCGAGACTCTTTGCATTCCTGGCCCACGCCTATGCAATGTCGGGCGATCGTGAACAAGCAAATGCTACGCTCCGCACGCTTAACGAATGGTCCCGGCGAGGCTATGTAAGCCCGTATCTTTTCGCCGTCGCACATGCCGGGCTTGGCGATAAGCAGGAAATGTTCGAAGCCCTCGAGAGTGCATACAAAGAACGATCCGTTTATCTCCTCTGGTTGAGGATCGACCCCATATTCACGCCATTCCGAGCCGATCCGCAATTTCAGGAGCTGTTAAAGCGTATAGGCGTGTGA
- a CDS encoding DNA adenine methylase: MGSKNRILNEIWGHLKSLKFESVLDAFAGSNVLSYFLKCREKRVITNDFLRFSHLTSKALIENSTDILDLADIQFLISKNTKSSFIQDTFRNIFFSDEENAFLDRVRANISSLDSEYTKALALAALTRACIKKRSRGIFTFVGERYDDGRKDMQKSIETHFLESIAMFNDAVFDNGKDNRSLHGRTEELDIKADLVYLDPPYYSRKSDNDYVRRYHFVEGLSRNWEDLEIQEQSAVKKFKSYYSPFSKKESAYSAFDNLFDRFKESIIVVSYSSNCLPTKAEIEEMLRNYKESVICHEIDLTYSIGNQGHKIGNKSNRVKEYLFIAQ, encoded by the coding sequence ATGGGAAGTAAGAATCGAATCCTTAATGAGATTTGGGGACATCTCAAGAGTCTGAAATTTGAATCCGTATTGGACGCTTTTGCCGGGAGTAATGTGCTTTCCTATTTCCTTAAGTGTCGTGAAAAACGTGTCATCACAAATGATTTCCTGCGTTTCAGCCACTTAACGTCTAAAGCGCTGATAGAAAACTCAACAGATATTCTAGATCTCGCGGATATTCAATTTCTGATTTCAAAAAATACGAAAAGTAGTTTCATACAAGATACTTTTCGCAATATTTTTTTCAGCGATGAGGAAAATGCATTCCTGGATCGTGTACGAGCAAACATTAGCTCACTTGACAGTGAATATACGAAAGCACTCGCATTAGCCGCCCTAACGCGGGCCTGCATCAAAAAGCGTTCTCGTGGGATATTTACATTCGTTGGCGAGCGATATGATGACGGACGCAAGGATATGCAGAAGTCTATCGAAACTCACTTTCTCGAGAGTATTGCTATGTTCAATGATGCCGTTTTTGATAATGGAAAGGATAATCGCTCACTTCACGGGCGAACCGAAGAACTGGATATCAAAGCCGATCTCGTTTATCTAGATCCGCCGTACTACTCTCGAAAATCAGATAACGATTATGTGCGACGTTATCACTTTGTAGAAGGACTTTCACGAAATTGGGAGGATCTGGAAATTCAAGAACAGTCAGCGGTGAAAAAATTTAAGAGCTATTATTCGCCGTTCTCGAAGAAAGAATCGGCGTATTCAGCGTTCGACAACCTCTTTGATCGTTTCAAGGAGTCTATAATTGTCGTTTCATATTCTTCGAATTGCCTTCCGACAAAGGCGGAAATAGAAGAAATGTTAAGAAACTACAAAGAGTCCGTTATCTGTCACGAGATCGATCTAACGTATTCAATAGGAAATCAGGGTCATAAAATTGGTAATAAAAGTAATCGAGTGAAAGAGTATCTATTTATCGCACAATAG
- a CDS encoding Dam family site-specific DNA-(adenine-N6)-methyltransferase: MKVEASKGAKCRSNIPRFKPFLKWAGGKSQLLGEILPLIPSSFNKYVEPFLGGGALFFALAHNPSIISDANEELIITYIAIRDEVSAVIEELKRFRNTKELFYEVRAWDPSSLPSAKRAARLIFLNKTCFNGLYRVNKNGVFNTPYGGNQSTKFLEGELLLEAHLALQNARIISGDYKCILQKYAKAGDLIFLDPPYKPVGRFSDFKRYTKERFHDNDHVELARTFNDLVDRGCKVILTNSAHESIFELYMGYDCRVVNSKRLISSKVTTRNGKDLIVLGGF, encoded by the coding sequence ATGAAAGTCGAAGCCAGTAAGGGCGCAAAATGTCGATCAAATATTCCTAGGTTTAAGCCTTTCTTGAAATGGGCAGGTGGAAAATCGCAATTGTTGGGTGAAATACTACCGCTCATCCCAAGTTCATTCAATAAGTATGTTGAGCCGTTTCTTGGAGGAGGCGCGCTATTCTTTGCTCTTGCCCACAACCCATCGATCATTTCGGATGCTAATGAAGAACTAATCATTACATATATCGCGATTCGTGATGAAGTGTCGGCAGTAATCGAAGAACTCAAAAGATTTAGAAACACCAAAGAGTTGTTTTATGAAGTTCGAGCGTGGGATCCATCGTCGTTGCCGTCGGCCAAACGTGCAGCGCGTCTGATTTTCTTGAATAAGACCTGTTTCAACGGATTGTATAGGGTTAATAAGAACGGTGTGTTCAACACACCCTATGGTGGAAATCAAAGCACCAAGTTTCTTGAAGGTGAATTGCTTTTAGAAGCTCATCTCGCATTGCAAAACGCAAGAATAATCTCGGGAGACTACAAGTGTATTCTTCAGAAATATGCGAAGGCTGGAGACCTCATTTTTCTGGATCCACCGTACAAACCGGTCGGTAGATTTTCAGATTTCAAACGATACACGAAAGAGAGATTTCATGATAACGATCACGTCGAACTTGCGCGTACTTTCAACGACCTTGTCGACCGTGGATGCAAGGTTATTCTGACGAACTCTGCCCATGAGTCGATTTTTGAACTTTATATGGGGTATGATTGCAGGGTAGTAAATTCTAAAAGGTTAATTAGCAGCAAAGTAACAACGCGAAATGGAAAGGATCTCATTGTACTCGGAGGATTTTGA
- the rpsP gene encoding 30S ribosomal protein S16 produces MLAISLMRIGAKGKPFYRVVVKEKRSKRDGKYLENLGTYNPMLDPAEVLLNHERINYWIGVGAQPTDTVRSLIKHNPAMSDEEREAMLKARADKKAAAEAERLAAKKAEEERLAAEAAEREAAEKAAAEAEAAAAAEAEAAAETPAEEAPAAEEAPAAEESEAAGE; encoded by the coding sequence ATGTTAGCAATCAGTCTTATGAGGATCGGCGCAAAGGGCAAGCCCTTTTACCGCGTCGTAGTTAAGGAGAAACGCTCAAAGCGTGACGGCAAATACCTCGAGAACCTCGGCACCTACAATCCGATGCTCGACCCTGCCGAAGTGCTGCTCAACCACGAGCGGATAAATTATTGGATCGGCGTCGGCGCACAGCCTACCGATACGGTCAGGAGCCTGATCAAGCATAATCCGGCTATGTCCGACGAGGAACGCGAAGCGATGCTCAAGGCGCGCGCCGATAAAAAGGCCGCCGCCGAGGCAGAACGCCTTGCTGCTAAAAAGGCCGAAGAGGAACGCCTTGCCGCCGAAGCCGCCGAAAGGGAAGCTGCCGAAAAAGCGGCCGCTGAGGCCGAAGCTGCTGCCGCTGCTGAGGCAGAAGCCGCAGCCGAAACGCCTGCCGAAGAGGCTCCTGCTGCTGAAGAAGCACCTGCGGCAGAGGAAAGCGAGGCAGCGGGCGAATAG
- the rimM gene encoding 16S rRNA processing protein RimM → MSDLVAVAKAVRPRGLKGELVCDLLTDFPERFEGLDNVTAVLPAGERPLTIESHWFQAGRIVLKFAGVDNVDSAEELRGADICVGADEAVELDEGEFFDWQLEGCRVEDTAGVEIGIVKELMRTGGTDLLVVIGEREHLIPFAEAICTAVDVERKLIVIDPPDGLLEF, encoded by the coding sequence GTGAGCGATCTGGTCGCGGTTGCAAAGGCCGTGCGGCCACGCGGGCTGAAGGGCGAGTTGGTCTGCGACCTGCTTACCGATTTTCCCGAACGCTTCGAGGGCCTCGATAATGTTACGGCGGTTTTGCCGGCAGGCGAACGGCCGCTTACGATCGAGAGCCATTGGTTCCAAGCGGGCCGCATCGTGCTGAAATTTGCGGGTGTTGACAACGTCGATTCGGCAGAAGAGCTTCGCGGAGCCGACATCTGTGTCGGCGCGGACGAAGCGGTCGAGCTTGATGAAGGCGAATTCTTTGATTGGCAGCTCGAGGGCTGCCGCGTAGAAGATACCGCGGGCGTCGAGATCGGCATCGTAAAGGAGCTTATGCGGACTGGCGGAACCGACCTTTTGGTCGTGATCGGCGAACGCGAGCATCTTATACCTTTTGCCGAAGCCATCTGCACCGCGGTCGATGTCGAACGCAAACTCATCGTCATCGATCCGCCGGATGGGCTGCTTGAGTTTTAA
- a CDS encoding SPFH domain-containing protein: MSILDRIKSEALNQFIEVIEWLDNTGDTIVYRFPVAGQEIKNGAQLIVRESQAAVFVHEGQVADVFEPGKYEIEGGNTPILTKLGAWKYGFNSPFKSEVYFVNTKQFTDMKWGTSNPIMMRDADFGIVRLRAFGAYSLRVADPSEFIKQIAGTNATFQTEDIDGQLKRAIVTEFSDALGELKIPALDLAAQYKEIGEGIRGKINEDFKTYGLEVTKFYVENVSLPPEVEEAMDKRAQMGAIGNVDQYMKFQAADALRDAAQNEGGGAGLGAGLGAGFAVGNQMVNAFGQQGGGAGQAAAGGGAAAATVACPSCGKQNNAGSKFCSDCGGTMEVVKVPCIKCGAQLREGAKFCSECGTSQEKQKCSNCQFELAAEAKFCPECGTPVAAPQA, translated from the coding sequence ATGAGCATTTTAGACAGGATCAAGAGTGAAGCGCTGAATCAATTCATCGAAGTCATAGAATGGCTTGATAATACCGGCGACACAATAGTTTATCGGTTCCCGGTCGCCGGCCAGGAGATCAAGAACGGTGCCCAGTTGATCGTTCGCGAATCGCAGGCGGCGGTCTTTGTCCACGAAGGCCAAGTCGCCGATGTCTTCGAGCCGGGCAAGTACGAGATCGAGGGCGGCAACACGCCGATCCTTACAAAGCTCGGCGCGTGGAAGTACGGCTTCAACTCGCCCTTCAAGTCAGAGGTTTACTTCGTCAACACCAAGCAGTTCACTGATATGAAGTGGGGCACGTCAAATCCCATTATGATGCGCGACGCCGACTTCGGCATCGTGCGGTTGCGGGCATTCGGTGCTTACAGCCTCCGCGTTGCCGATCCGAGCGAGTTCATAAAGCAGATCGCCGGTACCAACGCCACATTCCAGACCGAGGATATCGACGGCCAGCTCAAGCGTGCCATCGTCACCGAATTCTCCGACGCCCTCGGCGAGCTGAAGATACCGGCGCTTGACCTTGCGGCACAGTACAAGGAGATCGGCGAGGGTATCCGCGGCAAGATCAATGAGGATTTCAAGACCTACGGCCTTGAGGTTACCAAGTTCTATGTCGAGAATGTCAGCCTGCCTCCCGAGGTCGAAGAGGCGATGGACAAGCGTGCTCAGATGGGTGCCATCGGTAACGTCGATCAGTATATGAAGTTCCAGGCGGCCGACGCGCTTCGCGATGCGGCGCAGAACGAAGGCGGCGGTGCGGGCCTTGGTGCGGGCCTTGGTGCGGGCTTTGCCGTCGGCAATCAGATGGTGAACGCTTTCGGCCAGCAGGGCGGCGGCGCAGGCCAAGCGGCCGCCGGCGGCGGTGCCGCAGCGGCGACCGTCGCATGCCCTTCGTGCGGCAAGCAGAATAACGCCGGTTCCAAGTTCTGCTCTGACTGCGGCGGAACGATGGAGGTCGTAAAGGTGCCGTGCATCAAGTGCGGTGCACAGCTTCGCGAGGGTGCGAAATTCTGCTCGGAGTGCGGCACATCGCAGGAGAAGCAGAAGTGCTCGAACTGCCAATTCGAGTTGGCCGCAGAGGCAAAGTTCTGCCCCGAATGCGGAACGCCGGTCGCAGCACCGCAGGCATAA
- a CDS encoding Trm112 family protein: MPVNSELLEILRCPQCHSKVEIDEAQTRLKCVNPECALVYPIRDDIPVMVVEEAVAEKA, translated from the coding sequence ATGCCAGTTAACTCCGAACTGCTTGAGATCCTCCGCTGCCCGCAGTGCCATTCAAAGGTCGAGATCGACGAGGCACAGACACGACTGAAGTGTGTGAACCCCGAATGTGCCCTCGTATATCCGATCCGCGATGACATTCCCGTAATGGTGGTCGAAGAGGCCGTTGCCGAGAAGGCATAG
- the ffh gene encoding signal recognition particle protein — translation MFESLSEKLKLTLRDLRGQGKLTPAHVDAALREIRMALLEADVNYKVAKDFIEAVRAKAEGEEVWNGLKPHEQVVKIVYDELAALMGGTSSRLVFTKQIPNVVMIVGLQGSGKTTSTGKISRWLRDNQERMPLLVSVDVYRPAARAQLKVVGDAVGVPVYEAHETDDPMTLVRGAVKHAQDTGFDTLLIDTAGRLHIDDELMAELEAIKTETKPIEVLFVADAMTGQDAVRSAEVFHERVGITGVVLTKMDGDARGGAALSIKQVTGRPVKFVGVGEKYDAIEPFYPDRIAQRILGMGDVLSLIEEVQSKIDETEAQEQLRKMSSDQFTLEDFRSQLGQFKKLGSMSKLMKMLPDQLTGGMQLSDEQQGELDQHMKRTEAIIDSMTRLERNNHKVIDASRKTRIAGGSGSTIGEVNQLLRQYEQMRKMMAQMNRGGLFSGMARKMAGGLAGGLGGMLGGGNPLGMLAGGSAIDHSDDDNDTSSRSLRKKKRHKKRK, via the coding sequence ATGTTCGAATCGCTGTCCGAAAAACTAAAGCTGACGCTGCGTGATCTTCGCGGTCAGGGCAAGCTGACGCCCGCGCACGTGGATGCCGCTCTGCGCGAGATACGGATGGCACTGCTCGAGGCGGACGTCAATTACAAGGTCGCAAAGGATTTTATCGAGGCCGTGCGGGCAAAGGCCGAGGGCGAAGAGGTCTGGAACGGCCTAAAGCCGCATGAGCAGGTCGTAAAGATCGTCTATGACGAGCTGGCGGCGCTTATGGGTGGCACTTCGTCGCGGCTGGTCTTTACAAAGCAGATACCGAACGTCGTGATGATCGTCGGGCTGCAAGGCTCTGGCAAAACGACATCCACCGGCAAGATCTCGCGTTGGCTGCGTGATAATCAAGAGCGGATGCCGCTGCTCGTCTCGGTTGACGTATATCGGCCGGCGGCACGCGCACAGCTAAAGGTCGTAGGCGATGCCGTCGGCGTGCCGGTTTACGAGGCTCACGAAACCGATGACCCGATGACGCTTGTCCGCGGTGCCGTAAAGCACGCACAGGACACTGGCTTTGACACGCTGCTGATCGACACGGCGGGCCGCCTGCACATTGACGATGAGCTGATGGCCGAGCTTGAAGCCATCAAGACCGAGACAAAGCCGATCGAGGTGCTCTTTGTCGCAGATGCGATGACCGGCCAGGACGCCGTCCGCTCGGCCGAGGTCTTTCATGAGCGTGTCGGCATCACCGGCGTCGTCCTTACCAAAATGGACGGCGACGCACGCGGCGGCGCGGCTCTGTCGATCAAGCAGGTAACGGGCCGGCCCGTAAAGTTCGTCGGCGTCGGCGAAAAATATGATGCGATCGAGCCTTTTTATCCCGACCGCATCGCCCAGCGCATTCTCGGCATGGGCGACGTCCTCTCGCTTATCGAAGAGGTCCAGAGCAAGATCGATGAGACAGAGGCACAGGAACAGCTGCGTAAGATGTCGAGCGATCAGTTCACGCTCGAGGATTTCCGCAGCCAGTTGGGGCAGTTCAAAAAGCTCGGCTCGATGTCAAAGCTTATGAAGATGCTGCCGGACCAACTCACCGGCGGAATGCAGCTTTCTGATGAGCAGCAAGGCGAGCTGGATCAGCATATGAAGCGGACCGAGGCCATCATCGACTCGATGACACGCCTCGAACGCAATAACCACAAGGTGATCGATGCCAGCCGCAAAACGCGTATCGCCGGCGGCAGCGGCTCGACCATCGGCGAAGTAAATCAGCTCCTGCGTCAGTACGAACAGATGCGGAAGATGATGGCTCAAATGAACCGCGGCGGCCTTTTTTCGGGCATGGCACGAAAGATGGCGGGCGGCCTTGCAGGCGGCCTCGGCGGTATGCTCGGCGGCGGAAATCCGCTTGGTATGCTTGCGGGCGGCTCTGCGATAGATCATTCTGACGACGACAATGATACGTCGTCGAGAAGTTTAAGGAAGAAGAAACGACACAAGAAGAGAAAGTGA
- a CDS encoding helix-turn-helix transcriptional regulator has product MPNNALIKAFGKRIRSLRTERRLSQEKLAELTGFHRTYIGMVERACCNILYA; this is encoded by the coding sequence ATGCCAAACAACGCCCTCATCAAGGCCTTCGGCAAACGTATCCGCAGCCTACGCACCGAACGCCGCCTCTCACAAGAGAAACTCGCCGAACTCACCGGCTTTCACCGCACATATATCGGTATGGTCGAACGAGCCTGTTGTAACATTCTTTACGCTTAA
- a CDS encoding glycosyltransferase family 9 protein — MTAEASTPAPHESARIDWGRVGRVLIVKLRSIGDTVLATPSLDAFRRFLPEAKIDILLEDWVAPLLEGHPSVDEVISVGRDLGDRLAVARELRRRRYDVAFNLHGGATATFFVRASGARHRVGYRSYRYSFLYDRLLASAEDFWRRGGLHSVERQLALLGFVGVPMDDLPPSSLPITEAGLSDRVRQWHERGSYAVLHPATAFFTKQWPVENFARTAEHLAEKGLDVIALASAGEADILAQLKAAVHADITTFDDLSLPEITALLSRAEIFVGNDSGIAHISAAVRCRTVVAFGSSNREHWRPWTDAPSETVFVPFSCQPCPGYVCEEFGDAPCILTVSPAAVNAAIDRILPCQNRER; from the coding sequence ATGACGGCCGAAGCCAGCACGCCGGCTCCGCACGAGAGCGCCCGTATCGATTGGGGCCGCGTCGGCCGTGTGCTGATCGTCAAGCTGCGTTCGATCGGCGACACCGTGCTGGCCACGCCTTCGCTCGATGCCTTTCGGCGTTTCCTGCCCGAGGCAAAGATCGACATTCTGCTCGAAGACTGGGTCGCTCCGCTGCTCGAAGGCCATCCTTCGGTCGATGAGGTGATAAGCGTCGGCCGCGACCTCGGCGACCGGCTTGCCGTTGCACGCGAGCTTCGCCGCCGCCGTTACGATGTCGCATTCAACCTGCACGGCGGCGCGACCGCGACATTCTTTGTGCGTGCGAGCGGTGCCCGCCATCGCGTCGGATACCGCTCGTACCGCTACTCATTCCTCTATGATCGGCTTCTGGCGTCGGCGGAGGACTTCTGGCGGCGCGGCGGGCTTCATTCGGTAGAGCGGCAGCTCGCGCTTCTCGGCTTTGTCGGCGTACCCATGGATGACCTGCCGCCGAGCAGCCTGCCGATAACCGAAGCGGGCCTTTCGGATCGTGTGCGGCAATGGCACGAACGCGGCAGCTACGCCGTGCTGCACCCCGCGACGGCATTCTTTACAAAGCAGTGGCCCGTTGAGAACTTTGCACGCACTGCGGAGCACCTTGCCGAAAAGGGCCTCGACGTGATCGCCCTTGCATCTGCCGGCGAGGCTGACATCCTCGCACAGCTCAAAGCTGCGGTACACGCCGACATCACGACATTTGACGATCTTTCGCTGCCCGAGATCACCGCGCTCCTTTCGCGGGCCGAGATATTCGTCGGGAACGATTCGGGCATCGCACACATCTCCGCCGCCGTACGCTGCCGGACGGTCGTCGCGTTCGGCTCTTCGAACCGCGAACACTGGCGGCCGTGGACCGATGCCCCGAGTGAAACCGTCTTCGTGCCCTTTAGCTGCCAGCCGTGCCCCGGCTACGTGTGCGAAGAATTCGGCGACGCACCCTGCATCCTCACCGTCTCACCGGCAGCCGTCAACGCCGCCATCGACCGCATTTTGCCTTGTCAGAATCGTGAGCGATAG